The Dunckerocampus dactyliophorus isolate RoL2022-P2 chromosome 16, RoL_Ddac_1.1, whole genome shotgun sequence nucleotide sequence TTGTATtatataaaatttattttatagaaaattaacaaatatttgttttatttaagtaTTTAATATCTCCAAAAATACAGATTTTTCCCTGCAGAAAACGCTACGtattcaccataagtcagtaataacttataaatacatgataatacaggtacagcatacatgtaccacttttACAATGTCTACAATtgtttgtacatgtttatgtcattatgcagtttttttcctcagacgttgagatttcacactttgttcagcaagcttcgacagtcaatccggcctcaaaacttgcagtgtgtcaaaaatacagccatggaaaaaatgatgagaccaccaccttgtttcttcagttgatCCACTTTAATgactggtacaactaaaggtgcatttgtttgtacaaatataatgataacaaatataaacaaatacccatggttttcttgataataaccaaaatcacttaagttcttacatgaatagctgtagcattgcactgccaaaaatgtTTACTCATGAGCCATTTGtcatcattgttatatttgtccaaacaaaaaggtacctttagttgtatcaggcattaaaatgaacaagaaacaagggtggtctaatcatttttcccatgactgtgcACGTTTTCACCGGCGTATCAATTACGATCGATTTAtgccattcagaggtggtcTTGGAACACAACTACTACAGGAGCAGTTGACTGTACTGAATGGAGTATACAAAGGGTGGCCAACTGCACCATCTGCTGGCAGTCAAATGCAACGTACAGGACTGTGTCTTTTCATAATAGTGCAGCTCACATTTGAAAGTTTAGCAAACAAATGCTTGTGGCTAGAAACTGAAACTGTGCAAATAGACGTGAAACTCACATGACCTACCTGAATATAAGATTGATACCAAAAAGAGTAAACATGACAACAGTGTAGCCAACTATTCCTGTGGCATAGCTGATCTTGTAGAGGAGGAGGAACCACTTATACACCAATCTGCAGCAGTCAAGGAGAAGACCTTCTTTAGGGATTGAACTTGCACTTCAAAAGTACCGTAACAGTCACATGTGGTCAAATGTCATTTTACCTTGGCGTCGTGCAGGCCAGAGGCTTGCGAGTGGCACGGTAAGAAATGTATGCTGTGATGACAGAGAAGATAAACCACGTGGTCAGGAACCTCCACCAGTGAAGTTTGGTTGTAAAGTAGAGAGGAACTACCCACATCTGGAACAGAGTCACCAGCTACAAGACAGAGTGCACAtgttgatggatggatgtacaccAGGGTGAAAAAGTTACCACTAGAAACACAGGTATCAGGTTAAAAGGGAGAATGTTAACTAATAGAAGTAATAATAGTATTTCTTGTAGGAAAAGGCACTTGGAAAACTGTCAATCAATCATTGggaagaatataaatataataaaactcAAATTGAATGTCTCAAAGCTTGTACACATCAGAATTTGACCACATTTTAGGGGAAACCCTAAAAAGAGCCGTAGTCATAGGTAATCACGAGAGGCATCCAGGCCAAAAATTAactctgctttttattttttttagccatATAAAGTGAAAACGTGTCAAGGACATTCATATTCAAAGCAATTCCTGCACCAAATGTGTTACCTGTTATGAAAGTTCAGATAGAGTTTATGGTAGCTTCTTTTTCAATCAATcatcaatcaaagtttatttatatagcgctttacaatagcccacgggctcccaaagtgctttacaataagacgatacataagaacacagcataaaaacagaacatgaacacaaagtaaacacagaataaaaactctataagaaaatgcttcagtgctgcaaagtgctaaaagcctttaaaagtacataaaatgggagtcaacaagaactaaatatgcataaaatgaacacaaatacaAGACCGACCTAGTCGGTGTTGAACGCCTgtctaaataaatgagtttttaatttcgatttaaaaaggccgacttcagtaacttttgtaacttttttcctttttattgtttttacgttACATTAATAGCAGCGGTTAACTCATTTTTAAACCTGTGACTGCTAAAAAGGGGAAAATGTTCCGACAACATACCCCTATAAAGCTAATAAAGCTTTTGTGATGGCAACAATTTGACCCTGGACATTAtgtctatttccattatttcagaccagaaaaaatacaaactgaGATAGAACACCTCTGTTCATCCGTTTTGTGATCCATTAGATGGACAATGacatgtacattatctttaaattcTGCACACACAAGccaagaaaacatgttttttttcccccatctcTGCGTGTTATACGGCACAAGCATGCACGTCTACTGCTGcgcaaaatgaaaccaacacccatGTCAATAAATGCATGTTCTATTGTTTAAGTTTACAAATATaagataaagtcatacattttttacgacacaaaccaaaaacgTCGGTTTTACCCGTCCACGCACAAATGCTGAAGCTGGGAGTTTTTGGAAAAACTCCACTCTGGAGtcttccaaaagctcagtttacAGGGACAAAACCCTCCGTTTGCATGTggacgagaggccaaaacgcacagaaaaataTCTGGGATGGCCCATTGGTTCATATcagtattgtttttacattccgGTGTGTGAGTGATGATGACGTACTCCACACAGCAACCGGCTGGGCCTGAATTCAGTGCCCCCAGCTGCTACATAGTAAAATAATTTGTACTGCTTCAGCTATACTAACTCACATAAACCTTGGAGATACACAAATTACATTGACTCCATAAAATTCTTAACAATACACCAAACAGCTCACTAATAATGCCTATCCCAAATTgtcacagtcatggaaaaaagcaCACTTCTTACATTGTAAGACTTAGAGTGTCTCTGCTTCCACTGCACGAGGACAAGCTGGGCGATGACCAGGGTGACGATGAGGATCAGCACCATCTCAGCGTGCATGGCCTCATGGCCTTTATGTTTGGCATGCATCTTAGCATGCTCCACCCTGGTGAGACAAACAGGCACATGATCACCTGAGCGCTGATAAATATTTAATGCCACCTACAAAAAAGGTGTGCTTTTGTAACTGCTGTGCATTGTGAGCCTCTTGCTGGCCATAAATGGGAACTACAATATGACAGCTCAACGCAaacaataaagcattttcaacttCTACTTGGACTGGGGGAAATAGTGTTGCAAAGACACAAACCTCCACTTCTCTTCTGGCGAAAGCTTGGACACGTCAAACTAAATAGATGGGAGACACAAAATCATGGTTAAGGAACATTATTACCAGTTGCAATTTGCAAAAACCTGACTGACAAACTAAGAATTCAGATGAGTTTTCTAACACACCTAGAAACAAGGGATTATCACTGTACGTACAGTGAGATTTACTAGCAACACAACTGAGGGTGTGACTGGTGTCTGTTGTTGGTCCTTAGACTGATATCAGTGGTTTGACCTGACCTTATGATTGACAAACTGACTGGATTGAGTTTTCCATTTTGAGACTAATGGCCACACCTTTAAAAGGCAGAACGAGTTACCTTTAACCCCACCTCAGCTCAATACCTAAAGGTCACAAATTCAGCAGTGTGACATTTGAAGCGTAATCTTGCACTCTGACGTGTCAATATTAATACCGAGCCAACAGCGGTAGTTAGCAAGTAAGTGAAAACGACTTGCTTTGCTCAGATGACAAATATTTGTTAGCCTGTTAGCTAGGCTAGCAGTGATACATTTCCCTGATGGGTGTTTCTCGTTGTAATGATTTgtcgagtgaaaaaaaaacatggcaggtgaaggcgagagagagagatacaCTGGAAATAGGAACAACATCTCCATTTGTAAGCAGAAGGTTTAGAAGAGAGTAAGTGCTGACGTTGGGCTAAATCTTTGAGCACAAGCTAACACGGCGTTTATGTTAGCCACTACCGCTCAGGACCTTAATGCACGCCACCTGTTCTAACTGTCACGTCTACGTGTGTGTGACGCTTTACACTCACTTGAATGGGTTCATCGTGATGGTTCAGTCCATGGTCGTGATCTACACCATCTACCTCTACCTCAAACACCCCGGCCATCTTCGGAGTGCTGCTTTATCTTTCCGGAGCCATTAGCCGTGGCAACTTGTCATTCGGTCACTTCCGGTATGGTATTTCCAAGTATGACCTTCACAATAAAGTCTGGCCCTTTACGTCAGCATTGACTATTACacattgtcaaaaatgttttaacatgTCTGTTTAGATATATGTTTTAATTACTGTGAAAAttttagaaatacatttttcatataGTATTAActtaactgcagagagtactagGCTTTTATTGGGGGGAAGATGTAGCATACTATGCGTTTATTGTTGGTACACTTGATAATAGTAATTAATACATCTTCTCTTTTTTCACAAAGATGTTCATAATAAAATAACCTTTGACACATTAAGTCAATAACCATCAAAGACACATCGACTGAACCACATTGCCCAAGGCGAGATTACCCAcctcaaaataaaaatcctgtaaataagggaataaataatagtatttccgcaaagcagcattcaatattaataaacggaatattttcgtagtttatGACTTCtgaatacgggttttaacatcacTAGAgttctgtagacatgaaataacaccccatcggtcacttttacactcttattgTACTTTGATTACATCACATcacgcaggctacaggatcactgcagggacatataTACAACTATATACaaaactggacaaaaatgatgggcGTGGAGAGACTTACTTGTTATCCCTTGTAGTCTTTACATTTGAATAAAtatgaggttttttttccattttatcaGTTCATAATAACTAATTTTAATACAACTATattgaaggtgaattttttcccaatattttGGCGCCCCCTGGAGGCCATCATGCCTTAACAGTTGTCTGTAtcgcctaatgggccagccggctctgaGTACAATACAACAAATTAGCATTAAGGAACTTAAAGCACCGCAGAAGCAGGATGCAAATAACACTTTATGCATACATTACAACAATAAGCAGCATTCAAacacatttacattcaaaaCAGCAGTAAAGATGTACTACAGATCATTTTAACAAGAgcacagtaaaaaataaatgcaatgatGAGTTCATGTAATTcagtaaaataatgtaataaaggGTAGACTGTGAATGCACGGTTTTGTTTAATGCATAATAGTACAAATCCAAAATAATGACACAAACGGGCATGTTCAGGCATGTCCTGAATCAAGGAGCACGTCTACTGACCTGACAAAGAGACATTCTTAAATATTTTCGGGCAGATCTTATGCCTTCGTTGAAAATGCATGTCCCATCAGCCTTGTACATGCCTGTAAGAATTCAAACACAGTATGGTATTGTGACTCATTtatatagaaaataatataaaataatatataaatatttaataatgtttatttaaaaaattataataattatttatataataatttatataaaaaataatagcaccaCATGAATACAgggatggatgtgtgtgtgtgtgtgtgtatatatatatatatatatatatatatatatatatatacagggtaCAGAAAATGGGGCTTGAATAGACATAGCATGGAACTAATGAGATCATTGAAACATAatacaatgtaaaaatattggCACAACTGAAATATAAACTGAAGTTGCAAATTGCTGACTTAGGTGAAATTCAAATCCAATTTGAAGGCTGGACagaatataaatgtaaatacagttaTGATAAGGAGTTAAAACTATGAATCATTTTGTAGCAACATTCACTGCTTTTAAAGCAACCTATGattgttatttcaagtctaaaCCTGTTTGAGAATTCGCGCCACATTGAAACCGGAAATAACAACCGGATGTTGTCAGAGGCCCATATGGTGGATGATGATtggccaaaaaaacacaaaaggttTCCTCTAATTGGTCGAGAATGTGACTGCAAAGCAGGCTTACTGGTTTTAGGTTTGTTGGCGCTCTCATTGTGAGATTCAACTGTGTCTGTCGCCACAGCGTAATAAACCTGAGATATAACGTCTAGTTTTTAGCCGTTTCCCTGTTTACCGCGAATCCAACAGGCGCAACACGAAGAAACTGTCAGCATGCATGTGATTAAACGAGGTAAGATGGCTTCTTTTCATTTACGTTTTAATTGACATGATTTTAGAACAGTCAAATTTGAATTGGTCCTTTTGAATAGTCTTAAATGACGTGTCGgtaaaataaatgtgtattttctgCGTTTCCGCCTTAAAGGTAAACAAGGCTTCGTTTTCGGAAAGTCAACTTCAAATGGGGTGGTTTACGTTGGCTCTCATATTCACCGCTATTTAAATACAGCTTTAGGTGCTGGTGTTTTTAGTCAGCAACGTTTGACCTACTTTTATTGTTCAAGCTTGATGGACgaacatcttttttttatatattcataAAGTAAAGAAGCCCACAAAAAACCTTTATGTTGTTAGATACTGTAGAGCTTGGACTAACGACAGGAATCGGGTGTTGGCGCGAAATGCCCTTTGTTGTGATTGTTTAGACAGGTGTCTTTTTCGCCTCCTTATTTCAGTTAATAGGAGCAAGGGGTAtctatccaaagtgtggcccatttGTGGCacaaagcttgtttttttattagcccgcAGCGTATTCtaactgaataaaaaaaaaacagcaaaaaaaaaacttaggaaaaagttgaaatatcgatgctaatacgctttgtcactatAGAACGTCTGCAcgtatctacatgggttggttggttggttggttggttggttggtttagCCCAGGGCGTCCCATTTGCAGCCCGAATCTCATGTCATTTTTTACTGGCCTACAACACATTGTGGAAATAAaactgaactaaaaaaaaacgaaggcaaaaatggggaaaagctgaaatgtttaagtTAATAAACATTAGAATCTCAAAATAGCATTTAGCTTTGTCTTTTAAATACTGAACATGTATAtatactctcacacacacacacacacacacatttatacatacagtatatataagtaGGCCGATCCACACCTGAATTAGGCAATAAATAGCATTTCATGTCTCACATTGCAACACATGAAATGCAAATGGGAATTTACTTggctaacatgttttttttaattcattttatttttatttcagatGGACGCCAGGAGGCCGTTAGCTTTGATAAAATCACATCTCGCATCCAGAAGCTTTGCTATGGCCTCAATTCTGACTTTGTGGACCCCGTAAGCTCACACCACCGATCGAAACGTTCAACCAACAAGTGTATGCCTCATTTTCTTGTCTGATCCTGCAGACCTCCATCACGATGAAGGTGATCCAGGGTCTGTACAACGGAGTGACCACTGTAGAGCTGGACACTCTGGCAGCAGAGACCGCCGCCACCCTGACTACCAAACACCCCGACTACGCTATCCTGGCTGCACGTATTGCCGTGTCGAACCTGCACAAAGAGACCAAGAAAGTCTTCAGTGGTAAGTTGGACATCACAGTGTTTTTAATTTACGGAAACATCAGTATGATGCAGCGCGGTTCTGTGCTAAACTACATCAACACTGCTACTTTTTGCCAATGTCACTCAAAACTGAGCTGTATTATCTTTGGATGCCTCTTGTATTGAATCTCGTTACATTATCATGTGTCAATCGTCATGAAGACACGCTGAagtgttttcctttttcttttttattgattCTGAAGATGTCATGGAGGACCTGTACAGTTATGTCAACCCCATCAACAAGCGTCACTCCCCCATGATCTCCAAGGAGACACTTGACATTATCCTTGAAAACAAGGCTGTAAGTTACCCATGGTAACAGATGAAGTTGTGCTTGTAATTTCTGTGTTACTTCTGTGTGAAaaccttttttattattattattattaataataataataataataataataataataatataaagtatatattgcatataaagcaaaaacatttattaataagagaatgaagttgtatttttttattattatttattttttttttagaaaagaaGCTATTACAcaaattatgttgtaattttaagaaGCGACCCATACAAATGCAGACGCAAGAGTCTGATACCTGTTATATATTAATCGTAGAATACTATCAAATATTGGTTACCGCACTTTCGGTTATGATTTGACCCTTAAATATGCTTCACTGCTGTCAGgaatgcattttgttgcatttcgttgGTTTCCATTACGAGTTCGGTCTCTGCGAGTAGTGTGAAATGcacccctaaaaaaaaaatcctcgagCTACggttgtgtccaaagtgtggccgaggggccatttgtgggccACGGCTTATTTTTTCTTGGCCCACTGCATATTGTATAAAtagtatacaaaaaaaaaaacacagtaaaaatgggaaacATGGTGCAAcaggcataatgtaacaagaCAAATATGTATCatgtatttttagtatttttttagtattttctaacaaaaaatataaatgtgctGCCGGCGACACCTACGTATATTTTACATataattttaatataaaaattgGAATATAAACTTAATTCCTGGAACTGTACATgaattttctcataatatgactttttattatctattatcCTCATTAGCGTCATGGgtgaactggagcctatcccagctgactttgggcggcaGGCGGGGACgcgggtacacgctggactggttgccagccaatcacagggcacatatagacaaacaagtgttcactctcacattcataccaacggacaatttagagtctccagatAACCTAGCAtgcgtatttttagaatgcgggAGGAAGCAGGGGTCCCCGGAGAAAATGCACGCGCGCACgaggagaacacgcaaactccacacagagatgcccaaaagaAGAACCCTCCCTCTCCTAACTGTGTAGCTATTACAGCATCATTCTAACTACAACTTTTATGATAGCAGAGTATTTCTTTACTGTCATTGTGATTGATCACAGTACTCTTGAGCcttgatttatttatgtttctttttttattttttagcgtCTCAACTCTGCCATCATTTACGACAGAGACTTTTCCTACAACTTCTTCGGTTTTAAGGTGACTTTGCTGCTTCAATAAACACGCTGAAATTTGAACAAGAAATCTAAAATGTCCTCCCTTTTAATCTGTAGACTCTTGAGCGATCGTACTTGTTGAAAATAAATGGCAAAGGTAAGGATGACTTTTAAAGTGTCGGTGAATCAATTAAGAATCGGGTGGTTATTTAATTGTCTGCAattcatctctttttttttttcagtggctgaGAGACCCCAGCACATGTTAATGAGAGTGGCAGTGGGGATTCATAAAGGAGACATTGACGCCGCCATCGAGACGTACAACCTGCTGTCAGAGAAGTGGTTCACACATGCTTcccccactttgttcaacgCCGGGACCAACAGGCCACAACTGTCCAGGTGACGACAACAGGGATGCAGACAGCCGATGCTTTCTGTTTTTGCTTTAATGCAAttagttgttggttttttttgcagctgtttCCTGCTGGCCATGAAAGATGACAGCATCGATGGCATTTATGACACACTGAAGCAGTGCGCCCTCATTTCTAAGTCAGCTGGGGGCATCGGACTGGCCGTCAGCTGCATCAGATCTACCGGCAGCTACATTGCCGGGGTGAGTTTCTGCAAACATGAAGTCCTGGCTTTGGTCTATGAAACAGCCAACGcattaagaaatacatttttatttcagacAAACGGTACGTCGAACGGACTGGTTCCTATGCTAAGGGTCTACAACAACACATCACGCTATGTTGACCAAGGAGGCAACAAGGTCAGGATGGCACTCTTTGTCATACAACGGAACCTCTTAGGTTGAACACAATCAGTATGGACAGCCAGTTTACCTCAGATTAGTTTGGATTTTGAAtacaaataatggaaatagaagaGGTACAACACCTTTTATTGTCATTTCAGGGACACGTGTAAAAAGACAGCTAACAGTTCAACTATGCTAGACTGGTTCCCCGCACATTTGTTATTCGGCATTCACAACCCTGCTAATTGTTggtcaaaaatgtttgtttttttttccgctCTGAAAGTAGGTAGATTTTTGCACGGAAAACATAtgtcatacacatacacatgtagtgctgtatgcttcactgctaatgttttttcatcaagcgttgagatttcacactttgtttggtggCCCTTCAACACACTAGCTTCTACAGTCAGTAATTAGTGGTGAGTAcggatacattttatacattaaatgggtttaataagtgtgtttagggcttaaacctggattgtgtcacaagtgaacaatggcaattgaagagagaaggtgggggttctggagctgaatgtaaTCAAATAATTACAGTTACAATAATAACAGTCACTTTGTTATTGCAAATGTCAAGGAGAATGTCACTGTCCAGCCAGCAGGAGGGTTTTGAGGGGTGTGTCACAAATGTTTATGGGAGTATCAGTTACTCGCAATCTGCTGTGTTTGCAGACATAAAAGGGCTTGAAGCATTAAAGCGCGTTGTGTGCTTACGGTTAAAGTCACCAATAAATATGTCTAAAAATGAAGAATCCATACATCAATCTGGCAGCTGTTCCGTGTCATTTTATTGGCCTTTGTGACTTTTTAGGAGAACTCACTGAGAGTTCAGGATTGTCGTGGTTGAGCAGTAGTTTAATACTCTTATAGTGGTTAAACCTCTGCATCATTTTGCAGTATACTTTCCAAAAGCGAGTATTAAAGTAGTTGAATGGACCATTCTGTACGTTGTTACCTTTATAGAGGCCAGGTGCGTTCGCTGTCTACCTGGAGCCGTGGCATTTCGATGTGTTTGACTTTTTGGAGTTGAAGAAGAACACGGGCAAGGAGGAGCAAAGAGCCAGAGACCTCTTCTTTGCCATGTGGATCCCAGACCTTTTTATGAAACGAGTGGAAAGCAATCAGGTGAGTGTCAAtgaataatcatcatcataatactactactaacagtaataataataataatacactttattGATGTTACTTACTCCTCTCTTGCAGGACTGGTCCCTGATGTGCTCCAATGAATGTCCCGGGTTAGATGAGTGCTGGGGAGAAGAGTTTGAGAAACTCTACACCAGGTGACTCATTTGTCATCTTTTAGAAAACAACACATTGTGCGATGCCAACATAGGCCTACTTTCATACTAAGTCCTGCGTGTTCCTCAGATATGAGAAGGAGGGACGGACTAAGCGTGTGGTGAAGGCTCAGCAGCTGTGGTATGCCATCATTGAGTCCCAGACAGAAACCGGTACTCCGTACATGCTCTACAAGGACGCCTGCAACAGGAAGAGCAACCAGCAGAACCTAGGAACCATCAAGTCGAGCAACCTGTGCACAGAGATTGTAGAGTACACGAGTAAAGATGAGGTATGACAGGTAGAACTGTATCTGTCCTATTATTTACTGGCAAATGTCAAAACTGTGAAAATGAAAAGATTGTGGttgtctactgtactgtatgacatcgattt carries:
- the rnf121 gene encoding RING finger protein 121 yields the protein MAGVFEVEVDGVDHDHGLNHHDEPIQFDVSKLSPEEKWRVEHAKMHAKHKGHEAMHAEMVLILIVTLVIAQLVLVQWKQRHSKSYNLVTLFQMWVVPLYFTTKLHWWRFLTTWFIFSVITAYISYRATRKPLACTTPRLVYKWFLLLYKISYATGIVGYTVVMFTLFGINLIFRIKPEDSMDFGVSLLFYGLYYGVLGRDFAEMCADFMASTVGYYSASGMPTKHLSDNICAVCGQAILVDVSEEGIIENTYRLSCNHVFHEFCIRGWCIVGKKQMCPYCKEKVDLKRMFSNPWERPHVMYGQLLDWLRYLVAWQPVIIGFVQGINYVLGLE
- the LOC129169333 gene encoding ribonucleoside-diphosphate reductase large subunit-like isoform X1, producing the protein MHVIKRDGRQEAVSFDKITSRIQKLCYGLNSDFVDPTSITMKVIQGLYNGVTTVELDTLAAETAATLTTKHPDYAILAARIAVSNLHKETKKVFSDVMEDLYSYVNPINKRHSPMISKETLDIILENKARLNSAIIYDRDFSYNFFGFKTLERSYLLKINGKVAERPQHMLMRVAVGIHKGDIDAAIETYNLLSEKWFTHASPTLFNAGTNRPQLSSCFLLAMKDDSIDGIYDTLKQCALISKSAGGIGLAVSCIRSTGSYIAGTNGTSNGLVPMLRVYNNTSRYVDQGGNKRPGAFAVYLEPWHFDVFDFLELKKNTGKEEQRARDLFFAMWIPDLFMKRVESNQDWSLMCSNECPGLDECWGEEFEKLYTRYEKEGRTKRVVKAQQLWYAIIESQTETGTPYMLYKDACNRKSNQQNLGTIKSSNLCTEIVEYTSKDEVAVCNLASIALNMYVTPEKTFDFQKLASVTKVIVKNLNKIIDINYYPVPEAERSNKRHRPIGIGVQGLADAFILMRHPFESQEAQLLNIQIFETIYYAALEASCELAAEFGPYETYAGSPVSKGVLQYDMWERTPTDLWDWRALKEKIAKHGVRNSLLLAPMPTASTAQILGNNESIEAYTSNIYTRRVLSGEFQIVNPHLLKDLTERGLWSDEMKNHLIAQNGSIQAIEGIPADLKQLYKTVWEISQKTVLKMAADRGAYIDQSQSLNIHIAEPNYGKLSSMHFYGWKLGLKTGMYYLRTKPAANPIQFTLNKEKLKDAQPDKSSETKERNVAAMVCSLANKDECLMCGS